From the genome of Malus domestica chromosome 04, GDT2T_hap1, one region includes:
- the LOC139194991 gene encoding uncharacterized protein gives MGRGGAYHYQGNAGPYASGQYQYSQDPYYQSGVLIDYGAMYSVISHTFAQVTQPHPTPLGYDLEFAMPRRERFYVDCVYPRCPVVVEEVVMPANLIPLDIVDFDVILGTYWLHYNRANIDCFRKIVTFHRPGLPKVTFVGESSAVRHNIIYAVRAKKLLSKGCQGYLAHVVLNDVASSSVVDVRVVRNFPDISSKDVPKTAFRTRYGHYEFLVMPFGLTNAPATFMDLMNRVFQPFIDRFFIVFIDDILVYSKSKAEHVRYLTLVLKKLREHQLYAKFSKCQFWLNQVAFLGHVISTQGIQVDSQKVAAVEKWEQPQTVTEHGRVIAYASRQLKPHEKNYPTRDLELATIIFALKIWRHYLYGEKLADALSRKTPVRLNAIYDCHVHLHANLRSIRVELRVDDREEALLTNFQVRPILIDRVLEAQMNDEETQEIIQARNRGKKKDFRIRENDGMLMQESRMYVSNNMELKKAILDEAHISAYAMHPGAFQEALGSRLFYSTTYHPQTDGQSEMTIQTLEDMFKSSVLQFSDAWHKRLELMEFAYNNSIHSSIGMSPFEALYGKSCRTPLCWSEVGERVLIGPEIVEETTQNIQVIKSNLKAAQDRQKSLAD, from the exons ATGGGTCGAGGTGGTGCTTACCATTATCAGGGCAATGCCGGTCCTTATGCTTCAGGGCAATATCAGTATTCGCAGGATCCCTATTACCAGAGTGG agttttaattgattatggAGCTATGTACTCTgtcatttctcatacatttgctcaggtgacgcaacctcatcctacacctctagggtatgatttagagtttgctatgcctagaaGGGAGAGATTTTATGTTGATTGTGTATATCCAAGATGTCCAGTGGTGGTGGAAGAGGtggttatgccagctaatcttatcccgttagatattgtcgattttgatgtgattttaggcacatattggttgcattataatcgtgccaacaTAGATTGCTTCAGGAAGATAGTTACTTTccatcgtcctggattacctaaagttacttttgtgggtgaaagtaGTGCGGTGAGGCACAATATTATTTATGCTGTAAGAGCAAAAAAGTTGTTATCTAAAGGTTgccagggatatttggctcatgtagtGCTGAATGATGTTGCTTCTAGTAGTGTGGTGGATGTTCGAGTAGTCAGGAATTTTCCTGAT ATCAGCAGTAAGGATGTCCCTAAGACTGCTTTCAGGACtcgttatggtcattatgagtttctagtgatgccatttggattaacAAATGCACCAGCAACtttcatggatttgatgaatcgagtattccagccatttATAGACaggtttttcattgtttttattgatgacattttggtgtactctaagtctaaagcaGAGCATGTTCGATATcttactttggtgttgaagaaattaagggaacatcagttgtatgctaagtttagcaaatgtcaattttggttgaatcaagtggcatttttgggacatgtcatttctaCTCAAGGTATTCAAGTCGATTCTCAAAAAGTGGCAGCTGTGGAGAAATGGGAGCAACCTcaaaccgtcactgag catggtagggtgattgcttatgcttcacgACAATTGAagcctcatgagaagaattaccctactcgtgatttggagttagcaactatcatctttgctttgaagatttggagacattatctttatggtgagaaat tggcggatgcacttagtaggaagactccagTTAGACTTAACgccatctatgattgtcatgttcatCTTCATGCTAATTTGAGGTCCATTAGAGTGGAGTTAAGAGTGGATGATCGAGAGGAAGCTTTACTTACaaattttcaagtcaggccaattttaattgaccGTGTACTTGAAGCccagatgaatgatgaagagacacaggaaataattcaagcaaggaatcgGGGAAAGAAGAAAGACTTCAGAATTCGAGAAAatgatggtatgcttatgcaggagagtAGAATGTATGTGTcaaataatatggaattaaagaaggcaattcttgatgaagcacatatttcagcttatgcaatgcatccaggag cattccaggaagctcttggttcgAGATTATTTTATAGTACAacatatcatcctcaaacagatgGACAATCAGAAATGACCATTCAGACGTTGGAAGATATGTTTAAATCTTCAGTGTTGCAGTTTAGTGATGCTTGGCATAAGCGGTTGGAATtaatggaatttgcctacaacaATAGCATCCATTCCagtattggtatgtcacctTTCGAGGCTCTTTATGGTAAATCTTGTCGTACACCCTTATGTTGGTCAGaagttggtgaaagagttttgaTAGGTCCTGAGATAGTGGAGGAGACTACACAgaatattcaggtgattaagtctaacttgaaagcggcccaggatcgacaaaagagtctAGCAGACTGA